The stretch of DNA AACTGGTTGTTCAATCGCTGTTCAGGCAATCCATCTCAACAACCAAACAGGTAGCGGAGCATCAAATGAAGTGTAGACTCCCTATGAATGCTGGCGGAGCATCAAATGAAGTGTAGACTCCCTATGAATGCTGGCGGAGCATCAAATGAAGGGTACACTCCCTATGAATGCTGTAGTCCGCCAATGTGCGGCCGTCCTCCAGCTGCTTGCCTTGAAAGATGAGGCGCTGCTGTTTAGGGAAAGGGCCGTACTTCATGTCGTACATCTTCACCTTGACACTGCCGACGGTGTCCAAGCTACCAACCCAAAGAGTGATGGTCTTCCCATCCAGCGTCCTCACGAAGACCTGCATCATGTCTCCTCTCGGAATACACGGGAGGAGGACAAGGAGAAGGGTGGACTCATTCCCAATGTTGTGGCCAGCCATGGTGCGGTTCCCGTCGTCCAGCCGCGTGCTGGCAAAAACGAGGCACTGCTGAGCCTTCAGGAAGCCCTCAAGGTCCTGGATCTTGGCTTTCAAGTTATCGACGGTGTCTAGACTGCTGACGTTGATCGTGATAGTCCTGCCCGCCACCGTCTCTGTCACgtaaatcttcatgttcatcttCTCGTGGAGGTCGATCGTGGATTCATGCTGGATGTTGTAATTGGCCAATGTAAGCCTGTCATCCAGCTGCACGCCACCAAAGAAGAGGGAGTACTGTTCCTGGATCATCTTTGCCTTGACATCACGCACGGTGTCCGATGGGTAGACCCTCAGGGGGATCGTGCTGCCGGTGGGGTTCTTGATGAGGACATCCATTCTGAATGAGCAAAGCAAACATCACCAATTAATTTTTATACACTGTTATTTTTTTAGGGACTGCCTATTCTACATCTGGATGAAATCTAATTCGTTTTCAGTCATATTTTTTCAGCCAACTGAAGGATGATAACTGTCACCTGTCCCGTGTCCCCTGTTCTTTCTGCCTTGCACCTGCAAATCGGTTCTAAACAGGTCCACACAGCAAGCCATAAACGGGTCCACACATCAAACTATTCAAACCCGTACATATAAATCAGCTAAACGGGTTAAAAACTAACAAAAGGTGGACCAAGGTAACTACACGAGGAGGAAAAGGACCAAAACTGATGACATCTAACCACACTAAATTACCGCTGCTGCTGCTGTGAATCAATTATACAAAGGGCTAAAATTACACTAGTAATTACAGTGTAAAAACCACGGAAAATGCACAGTAATTCCACCAAAAATACACTGTAATTCCACTTGCAAATACAGAGCAAAATCCATTAAGATTTACAGTGTAAATTCCACTGTAGTTCCACTAATAATTACAGTGTAAAAAACAATTGAAAACACTAAAAATACACTGTAATTCCACTAAAAGTACACTGTAATTCCACTAAGATTTACAGTGTAAATTGCACTTAAAAACACAAAAGAATTACACTGTAATTCCACTGACAAAGTGCTAAATTTACCCCCAGAGAAGCGCCACCAGACAGGGCGATTTCTCCATGATCTGGGACACAAACATGGTTGGAGAAGCAAAAAAATCACAGGTAAACACCCCCACCTCCTGTGCATTCATCACCTCCTGTTGTCTCTCTCCTACCTGAACAAATGTGGAAGACGGAACAGACCTGTAGTGGTTCATTACATAGgctaagttaatcacaaaatctACACAGATCAAAAATAAGAACATAATCACACAAAAGCATGAACCAGGAGAAACCCTAAGAACAACTAGGGTATGGTCACATGAGCTAGTAGTCTATGATCACAAGAAAACGGATAACTAGATGCCCAGACCATGGGTTTCTGAATTTGCAGAAATAAACACACTACAGGTACCAAAACATGCTTAGGAAGTTAGCAATTCCATTTTGGGAAAACTTAAAAACATATAAGGGGGTGGATTGCTCCAGTTCAGAGAAAATATGACTATTTTCACAAACTTTGGAAACTGAAAAACTAAACACTGTTAAGAAACTTTGATCTACTAGTTTTAGACACTTTCTACCTGTTCTTAAATAGCTGTGATTGAAGGACTGGATTTAAGTAACATTCTAAGTGTAAAGTGTAAACTACTATGATCTGATGCTTCCTTATACTGAATATTGATATGCATCAACATAAGCACTGAAAATTGAAATTAACAAAAAAAAAGGACAAACACAATCAGGCAAAAAGCATTGACACTAGAAGGCACTCACACTAGTAGCAACAAACAAAAATAATCTATAAAACTGATAACATATTTACACTGTAAAATCCATTAGGAATTACACTGTAAAATCCATTGGGAATTACAGTGAAAATCCACTAGGAATTACACTATAAATTCACTTGAAATTACACTGTAAATCCAATAGGAATTACACTGTAAAATCTATGTTCGTGCGCATGAATCCACTAGGAATTACACTGTAAATTCACTAGAAATTACACTGTAAATCCAATAGGAATTACACTATAAATCTATTTTCATGCGCTTGTGGAATTGTTTTCATCCACATGAAAAATAGCAATTCGGTTTCAGTCAGATATTTCCAACCCATGGGAGCTTGACAATTGTTTGTCTATGTTTCTACTTGTCGTTTCTATGTCCATGTCAAAATTTCCTACTGGCCCCACTAAACAATAACGGGTTTAATCCATCCAAATACCAACCTGATACTTGAAAAAATTCAGGCTTGTCTGCAGAATGAGTTGCTTCAGTCTTCCACTAAATAGGAATCACAGGTAAACAGCCCCATCTTTGCATTCACCCCACACTTCGCATGATTAAGACCGATCTCTCTCCTGCTTGTCTACATCTGAAAAGAAACAAGGACGTCTATGAATCATTACATATATATATGCTGCAGGGACAAAACCTCACTTACATGCTGCAGGGACAAAAATGAACTCTGGAACTCTACATATGTGACACAAAAAATACACCAGAACCAGGAAGAATATTAGGACCAAGTAGTCTAGGGGGCAGAAACAGAAAAAACTAGTTGCAAGTTTCTGAATTCATAACTACAGTTACAGCACAAGGCCATAGGAAAAacagataaggggtcacatattCAGGAAGATATGAACAAAAGAGGTTAAGAAAATGCTTGAAAAAAGGCTAGGAATGCAGCACTAATGAGGTAGCTAACTAACCTAAACCAGGAATTCATGCAACACTAATGAACTGGAATATATTAGCGCTGATAAGGAAGGCGAGTTACAGGTAAAATTACACTAAACTACAGAAAGATTTACACTAAAACTACACTGTAAAATGCACAACTCATGCACTGTAATTCCACTAAATTTACACTGTAAAATGCACAGTTCATACACTATAATTCCACTAAATTAACACAAATATTCCAGCAATTACACTAGTGAGGTTAGTTACAATTTACAGTGTAAATACACTGCATTGTAATTACACCAAAATGATACAGTAATTACACTAGAAATTTATAGTAATTACACTAAGAACTCCACTATGAATTACAGAGTAAATTCAAAAATATTAGATGGAGTCATTACAGTAAAAGAATCCACTAAGAATTACAATGTAAAAAACACTGACAAAAGACTAACCTAAAATTACACTACAACTTACACTTTAATTTCACTTACAAAGATAGAGTAAACTAACCTAAAAACACTAGTGCCCTCCCTCCTATTTGGTTGGAAGTTTCCTGCTCAAGTTGAGAAAGCAAGGGGTGACCGAACTGCTGCTCACTCTCGAGCTTCAACGGCAGTATTGTCTCCATCTTTCGCCCACCCTGGGTTAGGGGTTAGGGGTAAGGGTTATCTTCTGAAAGAATCTCTTGTATCAGCAGATACAAAAAAATCGGTTGCAATATTATCATATAGAAATGTGAATCGAGATGCATCTGGATGAGAGTTTGGCTTTCTTTTGGCAACAATAACACTGTGATCTCACTTACAAGTGTCATTAAAAATTAAGATTTACAGAGTAAGTCAAGTGATAAGAAAAGGACACTCCGGAGCAATCACAAATTTACACAAGTTTAAGCTCAAATTACAATAAAATAGCTCTCATATTACACTAAAAATACTCACAAAATACAGTTGACTAACAGTGGAAAAATACACTCTGAAACAATATACTACAG from Triticum urartu cultivar G1812 chromosome 3, Tu2.1, whole genome shotgun sequence encodes:
- the LOC125547282 gene encoding polyubiquitin 11-like; its protein translation is MPPVRPQTARPPHRRKGPKPPTPQPPAGPDLARRPDPQQRETRSRATPRRRRAGLATPRRHPAPHARPAPHDFEPGRARHQDDRGHPATRPPCVRRGISPSHLRRQGAAATAASSLISPPRLFPFLFPAAETLWNYSGIYTVNLNGFCSVFASGITVCKAERTGDTGQVTVIILQMDVLIKNPTGSTIPLRVYPSDTVRDVKAKMIQEQYSLFFGGVQLDDRLTLANYNIQHESTIDLHEKMNMKIYVTETVAGRTITINVSSLDTVDNLKAKIQDLEGFLKAQQCLVFASTRLDDGNRTMAGHNIGNESTLLLVLLPCIPRGDMMQVFVRTLDGKTITLWVGSLDTVGSVKVKMYDMKYGPFPKQQRLIFQGKQLEDGRTLADYSIHRECTLHLMLRQHS